The Arthrobacter sp. OAP107 DNA segment TTGATGGGGATCTGCGCGAAGTTCGGCCCGCCTAGCCGCGAGATCTGTGTGTCCAGATAGGAGAACAGCCTGACCTGCAGCAGCGGATCGTTGGTGACGTCGATGCCCGGCACGAGGTGACCGGGGTGGAAGGCCACCTGTTCCGTTTCCGCGAAGTAGTTGACCGGGTTGGCGTTGAGCGTCATCAGCCCGATCGGCTGGACCGGAGCCAGTTCCTCCGGCACGAACTTCGTTGGATCCAGCAGATCGATCCCTTCGAACATCTGGTCCTCGGTGTCCGGGAAGGTCTGGATGCCCAGCTCCCATTCCGGGTAGGCGCCGGCCTCGATCGCGTCGGCGAGGTCCCGCCGGTGGAAGTCCGGATCCATGCCATTGATGATCTGGGCCTCCTCCCAGACCAGGGAGTGCACGCCCTGTTTAGGCTTCCAGTGGAACTTGACCAGTGTGGTGGCGCCCTCAGTGTCGACCAGGCGGAAGGTGTGGACGCCAAAGCCCTCCATGGTTCGGTACGAACGCGGGATGCCGCGGTCGGACATGTTCCACATGGTGTGCGCCTGCGCCTCGGTGTGCAGGGACACGAAGTCCCAGAAGGTGTCGTGGGCGCTCTGGGCCTGCGGAATTTCGCGGTCCGGGTGTGGCTTCGCGGCGTGCACGATGTCCGGGAACTTGATCCCGTCCTGGATGAAGAACACCGGGATGTTGTTGCCCACCAGGTCGTACGTTCCCTCGTCGGTATAGAACTTGGTGGAGAACCCGCGGGTGTCCCGGACGGTGTCAGCGGAACCACGCGAGCCGAGGACCGTGGAGAACCTGACAAACACCGGCGTTTCCACGTCTTTGGCGAGGAAGCCGGCACGGGTGATGTTGGCGGCCGTGCCGTAGGAACGGAACACGCCGTGGGCACCGGCGCCGCGGGCATGCACCACGCGCTCGGGAATTCTCTCGTGGTCGAAGTGGGTGATCTTCTCCCGGAGATGGTGGTCCTGCAGCAGGATCGGCCCCCGCGGCCCGGCCTTCAGCGAATGGTCGGTGTCCGGCAGCCGCGTGCCCTGCGGGGTGGTCAGGTACTGGCCGGACTGCGCCCGGGAGTGTTCCGGCGCGCCCGTGGGGCTGCCGGTCGGGGACACCGCTTCCGGCCCCTGCTGGTCCGGCTTGGGCGGCAGCGGTTCCCTTGGGTTGGTGGGTTCGACGACGGCGGGCTGCTCGCCTGCCGGGGCTCCCGGAATGTTGATTGCTGATTCTTCAGGCACTGAGATGATCCTTTCCGAAGCGGCGGCTAACCGGACTCGGCCGTGGGCGCCGGGCGCCCGACCAAAAGATAAGCCTGCTTAGTACCCTACGAAAACCAGTGGTCCCTCACAACCGCGGGCCGTCATTTGGGCGTTGCGGGGCTTCATAGTCAGCAGCCTTAGTTTCTCTCTTCAATTGCCGACTGCTTCCCGCTACGTTGGAGGTGTTCCATCCGGACAAGGGCAATCAGAACCACGGGCCATCCGCCCGTACGCTGAAGGAGTGAACCAAGCATGGCAACTGTTCAGGAATCGATCACTGTCGATGTCCCCGTACGCCAGGCCTACAACCAATGGACCCAGTTTGAGGATTTCCCCAATTTCATGAGCGGCGTGGACGCCGTCCGCCAGCTCGATGACACCACTGTTCATTTCGAAACCAGCATCGCGGGTGTGAAGCGCGAGTATGACGCCCAGATCACCGTGCAGGAGCCGGACCAGCGCGTCACCTGGGAGAGCCTGAACGAGCCCCGGAACTCGGGCACCGTCTGGTTCGAACCCGTGGGCGACAACGAAACCAAGGTGAACGTCGAGCTGACCTGGGAGCCCGAATCCGCGGTGGAGAAGCTGGGCGCAGCCACCGGCCTTGATTCCCGGCAGGTCGCCGCGGACCTGAGAAAGTTCAAGAAGTTCATCGAGCACCGGGACACGGAAACCGGCGCCTGGCGGGAAAGCGTCAGCGGCGGCGAAGTGGAAGGTGATGCGGGAACGACGGCGGCCGGTACAGGAACCGGCACCGGCGCCGGTCTGGGGGCTGGCGCTGGCGTCGGAACAGCGGGCGTTGGAACGGCCGGTACAGGCGCTGGATCCGGAGCTGCCGGCGTCGGGATGGGAGCAACAGCAGCGGGCGGCAACGGTGACCCGGGCGCAAGCACCGGCTACTCCGAGGGCGCGGGGATGGACGCGGTCCCGGGCCGCAGCTATGAATCCGGCGACGCCTACGACGCCGCCGCGACGGAGCGGCCGGTGGACGCGGATCCGGACATGGCGGTCGACGCCCCCTACGGGGACGACGAAACAGGTGAGCCGCGGAACGAGACCCGGCACACGGACACCCGCCGCGACGACATCCCCGACCGCTAGTTCTCCGTCCCGGCCGGTAACTCACAACCCCGGCCGGATTCCCGGCAGCCCGGGCGAAACGCACAGAAGCGCCCCGCCACTCATAGGAGTGGCGGGGCGCTTCTGTTGCCCAGCCGGAACTTGCTCAGCCCGGCAGCCCAGCCGCGGGCGGGAGACTTAGCTCAGGCTGGCGACGATCTTGTTGAGCGTTGCGGACGGCCGCATGACGGCGGCAGCCTTCTCGGCGTCGGGTCGGTAGTAGCCGCCGACGTCGACCGGCTGGCCCTGTACGCCCAGCAGTTCGGAGACGATGGCTTCCTCGTTGGAGGTCAGCGCGTCGGCAACCGGGGCGAAGGAGGCTGCCAGTTCGGCGTCCTCCGTCTGCTTGGCCAGTTCCTGTGCCCAGTACTGCGCCAGGTAGTAGTGGCTGCCCCGGTTGTCGATCTCGCCGGCCTTGCGGCTCGGGGACTTGTTCTCCAAAAGGAACGTGCCGGTGGCGCGGTCCAGGGTGTCGGCCAGGACCTGGGCGCGGGCGTTGTCCGTGGTGTTGGCCAGGTGCTCGAAGCTGACGGCCAGTGCCAGGAATTCACCGAGGCTGTCCCAGCGCAGGTGGTTTTCCTTCAGCAGCTGCTGGACGTGCTTCGGGGCGGAGCCGCCGGCACCGGTCTCGAAGAGGCCGCCGCCGTTGATCAGCGGAACGATGGACAGCATCTTGGCGCTGGTGCCCAGTTCCAGGATCGGGAAGAGGTCCGTCAGGTAGTCGCGGAGCACGTTGCCGGTGACGGAGATGGTGTCCTCGCCCTTGCGGAGGCGCTCCAGGGTGAAGGCGGTGGCCTTCTCCGGGGACAGGATCTCGATCTGCAGGCCCTCGGTGTCGTGCTCCTGCAGGTATGCGCGGACCTTCTCGATGAGCTTGGCGTCGTGCGCGCGGGTCTCGTCGAGCCAGAACACAGCGGGGGTCTGGGAGGCGCGGGCGCGGTTCACGGCCAGCTTCACCCAGTCGCGGATGGGCAGGTCCTTGGTCTGGCAGGCGCGCCAGATGTCACCAGGGGCAACTTCGTGTTCGATCAGGACGTTCCCCGAGCCGTCGACCACTTGGATCTTGCCGGGGGCCTGGGCCTCGAAGGTCTTGTCGTGGCTGCCGTATTCCTCGGCGGCCTGGGCCATGAGGCCGACGTTCGGGACGGTTCCCATGGTGGTGGGGTCGAAGGCGCCGTTCGCGCGGCAGTCGTCGATGACAACCTGGTAGATGCCGGCGTAGGAGCTGTCCGGCAGAACTGCCAGGGTGTCGGCTTCCTTGCCGTCCGGGCCCCACATGTGGCCCGAGGTGCGGATCATGGCGGGCATGGAGGCGTCAACGATGATGTCGCTGGGGACGTGCAGGTTGGTGATGCCCTTGTCGGAGTCGACCATGGCGATCGCGGGACCCTCTTCGAGGCCCTTCTTGATGGCGGCCTGGACGCCTTCGCGGACGTCCTCGGGCAGCTCGTCCAGCCCGTTGAGGATGGAGGCGAGGCCGTTGTTGGGGCTGAGGCCGGCGGCGGCGAGCTGCTTGCCGTAGGTGTCGAACAGCTCGGAGAAGTAAGCCTTCACCACGTGGCCGAAGATGATGGGATCGGAGACCTTCATCATGGTGGCCTTCAGGTGTGCGGAGAAGAGCACGCCCTCTTCCTTGGCGCGGGCTACCTGAGCTGCCAGGAATTCGTCCAGGGCGGCTGCGCGCATCACGGTGCCGTCGATGACTTCACCGGCGAGGACCGGGAAGGCCTTCTTCAGGACCTTGACCGTGCCGTCCTCGCGGACCAGCTGGATTTCGATGGTGCCGTCGGCCGGAACCACCACGGACTTCTCGTTGGAGCGGAAGTCGTTGGCATCCATGTGTGCCACGTTGGTCTTGGACTCGGGGGTCCATGCACCCATGGAGTGCGGGTTCTTGCGCGCGTAGTTCTTGACCGACAGGGGCGCACGGCGGTCCGAGTTGCCTTCACGCAGGACCGGGTTCACGGCGGATCCCTTGATTTTGTCGTAGCGGGAGCGGACGGCGGTCTCTTCGTCGGACGTGGGGTTGTCCGGGTAGTCCGGCAGGTTGTAGCCCTGGGACTGAAGCTCGGCGATGGCGGCCTTCAGCTGCGGCACGGATGCGCTGATGTTGGGCAGCTTGATGATGTTGGCTTCCGGCTTCTTCGCCAGTTCACCCAGTTCGGCCAGGGCGTCACCGATCTGCTGCTCTTCAGTGAGGTAGTCGCCGAAGACGGCGATGATGCGGCCGGCCAGCGAAATGTCGCGGGTCTCCACCTGCACACCTGCCGTGGACGCGAACGCCTCGATGATCGGCAGGAACGAATAAGTAGCCAGCATCGGCGCTTCGTCGGTGTGGGTATAGATAATTTTGGCCATGCTCGGGCGTCTCCCTGAAGGTCGGCTTGTATCTGGTATTCCGGTCTATTTCACCAATCTTTAACTTACCCGAGGTGAACCGGATGGACCTTACCCGGACGGCCGGATGCCCTTGAATGACCGCGTTCCTGTGGCTTGCGCCACACTATCCATTGTCCCCGGAGCCAAGGAGTCCTAATCTTTCTCTCATAAACGAATACCGCTTCGGCGGCTGGTCGTCGTCAAAACCCTCGCGGCGGGGAGAGATCAGCACCACACCTACCTTGAGCACGCATCATGCACACTGATGCTTCACTCCTCACATGCCCCGGGTAGGTTCAATCCGTCACTCGGCAGGCGCACTAAGGCTTCACCTGCCCCCACCCCCCCGATAGGTAGAACGCCATGACGAGCAAAAGAACTCTGGCCCAAGGCCTCATGAGCTTTTCAACAGCCCTGATACTGGCATTGTCCTCGGCCGGAGCGGCCACTTCGGCGCCCGCATCACACGACGTCCATGACCGGAAGGCATCGTCCACCCTCATAGCCCAGGACTCCTCGGCGTTCTGGACCCCCGAACGCATGCGGGCGGCGCTGCCGGGCGATGTTCTGGCGGACAAGGCTCTGGCCCGGCAGAATGAAAATGCCGTTGCCAGCGCTTCCGGCCCTCAGGAAACAGCCTCCAGCACCAAAATCCGAGGAACGTCAAAGAGCCCGCGGCTGCGCGCATTGCACGAAAACGAGGATCCTGTATCAAATATCGGCAAAGTCTTCTTCACCATGAGCGGCCAAAATTTTGTCTGTTCCGGCAACTCTGTTGTGTCGGAGAACCAGAGCACAGTAGCTACGGCCGGCCATTGTGTGAACGAGGGGCCGGGTGCCTTCGCCACCAATTTCATCTTTGTACCTGGCTACGTGGACGGTGAGGCCCCGTACGGAAAGTGGCCGGCCCGAGCCTTGTTCGCCCCGACCCAGTGGAGCGGCGCTGGCGACATCCGGTATGACACAGGCTTCGCCGTCGTCCGTCCTGTTGACGGCGAACTACTGGCCGACGTGGTCGGTTCCTCGGGCGTTCAGTTCAATCAGCCCCGGGGTATGGACTACAAAGCCTATGGATATCCGGCGGCCACGCCATTCAACGGCCAGTCGCTGGTCAGCTGCACGGGCACCGCATCCAATGACTCCATCAACCCCCAGTTCAACTCCCAAGGCATTGACTGCGACATGACGGGAGGCTCGTCAGGCGGCCCCTGGTTTGTCGGCGATGCGGACGGCTTCCAGAACTCCATTAACAGCTACGGCTATGGGACACACTCCACCCGGATGTTCGGACCCTATTGGGGATCGGTAATTCAGAAGGTCTATAACACCGCGTCGGCCGCAAGTTGACCGCGGACCCTGGTGAAACAGACTCCTCAGGCGCCACGGTAAGCCACAGCGTCGGCAAGCCGCCCGAGGAGATCCTGGCTTACTGGACCCCGGAACGGATGGCAGAAGCCTTTCCCCGGGAAATCCGGTTGCCCGATCCGGAGGACACGGACCCCAAGTCCGAAGGAAAGTAAAGCAAGTTAAAGCCCGACGGCGCCGTCCCCTTAAGGGGGCAGCCGCCGTCGGGCGGTGGTGGGCCCACGCCGCCCGGGTTCCCTGGCCGAAGCGCAGCGAGGTTAGGGAGGCGGCGGGGATTAGTGGAAGAAGTGGCGGGCGCCGGTGAAGTACATGGTGATGCCGGCAGCGTTGGCCGCGGCGACGACTTCCTCGTCCCGGACCGATCCGCCGGGCTGCACCACAGCCCGGACACCGGCGTCGATCAGGATCTGCAGGCCGTCGGCGAACGGGAAGAACGCGTCCGAGGCAGCAACCGCGCCGCGGGCACGGGCGGGGGCCCCTGCTGCGCCTGTTTCTGTCGTCCCGACATTAGTGGCGCCGCCGGCGCCGTCGACGTCGGACTCAACCTCGACACCCAGTGTGTTGGCCCGCTCAACGGCGAGCTTGCAGGAGTCCAGGCGGTTGACCTGGCCCATGCCGATGCCGACTGCGGCGCCGTTGGAGGCGAGCAGGATGGCGTTGGACTTGGCTGCACGGCAGGCTGTCCAGGCAAAGGCGAGGTCGGCGAGCGTGGCGTCGTCGGCCGCTTCGCCGGCGGCAAGCGTCCAGTTGGCGGGGTTGTCGCCGTCGGCGTTGACCTTGTCGGTGACCTGCACCAGTACGCCGCCGGAAACCTGGCGGATTTCGGTCGGGTAGCGGCCGTAGCCTTCGGGCAGTGTCAGCAGGCGGATGTTCTTCTTCTTGGACAGGATCTCCACGGCCTCGGGTTCGAAGCCGGGGGCGATGACCACCTCGGTGAAGATGCCCGCCACGGTCTGGGCCATGCCGGCGGTGACCGTGCGGTTTGCCGCGATGACGCCGCCGAACGCGGAGACGGGGTCGCAGGCGTGGGCCTTGGCGTGGGCGTCGGCGATCGGGTCCGCAGCGTCCACGGAAGCCACGGCCACACCGCAGGGGTTGGCGTGCTTGATGATGGCGACTGCGGGCTCGGCGAAGTCGTAGGCGGCCCGGAGTGCTGCGTCGGCGTCCACGAAGTTGTTGTAGCTCATGGCCTTGCCATGGATCTGGTCTGCCTGGGCGATGCCTGCAGGTGCTGCCTTGTCCACGTACAGTGCTGCTTGCTGGTGCGGGTTCTCACCGTAGCGCAGCACCTCGGAGCGTTCCAGTGCCAGGCCGGCGTACGCAGGCCAGTCGATGACGCCGTCGCCGTCCTCGTCGAGGAACTGGCTGGCAGTCCATGTAGCCACGGCCGTGTCATAGCTGGCGGTGTGCGCGAACGCCTTGGCGGCGAGCCGGCGGCGGGTCTTGAGGTCGAAGCCACCCTCGGCGGCGGCACGGACCACGTCGCCGTAGAACGTAGGATCAACCACAATGGCGACGGCGGCGTGGTTCTTCGCGGCGGAGCGCACCATGGCGGGGCCTCCGATGTCGATCTGCTCCACGACGTCGTCCTGTGCGGCACCCGACTTGACCGTCTGCACGAACGGGTAGAGGTTCACCACGACGAGGTCGAAGGCCTCGATCTCCATCTTGGCGAGGGTCTCCATGTGGGCGGGGACGCGGCGGTCCGCGAGGATGCCGCCGTGAACGCGCGGGTGCAGGGTCTTGACCCGGCCGTCGAGCATCTCGGGGGAGCCGGTGACTTCCTCGACTTCCTGGACCGGGATGCCGGCCGCGGCGATCTTCTTGGCGGTCGAGCCGGTGGAAACAATCTTGACGCCTGCTGCGTGCAGGCCCCTGGCGAGCTCCTCCAGACCGGTCTTGTCGTATACCGAGATCAGGGCCCGGCGGATGGGAACACGGTCAAGCTGCGTCAAGCTCACAAAAGTCTCCGTCTTTATCTCGCGGTTGATGTGCCGCGGTTGGTGGGGATAGGGCCCAGTTTATCGTGTCGGCGGACCCCTTCCTGCTGGCAGGCCCAGTGTGAAGACCGGCCTGTTCGTGGCGTAGCGGTACGGCCCTGGGCGGCGTTCCGCAACGTAAGGTTTAAGCAGGAGGCCGAGATGAATATTTATACCGCTGTGCCCAGTGGCGAGCAGGTAGTCCAGGAACTGCCGTGGCGCTGGAAAGTGCAGGGCAGGATCTTCGTGATCGGCGGCCTGGGATTCATGTTCGATGCGTGGGACGTCACCCTTAACGGCATTCTCATTCCGCTGCTGTCCACACACTGGAGCCTCACCCCGGGCGAGGCCGGATGGATCGGCACGGCCAACCTGATCGGCATGGCCCTGGGCGCCTTCATCTGGGGCACCGTTGCTGACACCATCGGTCGCAGGAAGGCCTTCACGGCCACGCTGCTGATCTTCTCGGTCTTCACGGTGCTTGGCGCCTTCTCCCCCGACTTCCTCTGGTTCTGCGTCTTCCGCTTCATGGCAGGGTTCGGCCTGGGCGGCTGCATTCCTGTGGACTACGCGCTGGTGGGTGAGTTCACGCCGCGCAGGCAGCGCGGCCGGGTCCTCACCGCCATGGATGGCTGGTGGCCCGTGGGCGCAGCGCTCTGCGGGTTCGTGTCCGCATGGCTGGTGGCAGCCTTTGCCGACTGGCGCCTGACCATGCTCGTCATGGTGCTGCCCGCCCTGCTCGTGTTCTGGGTGCGGCGCAGCGTTCCGGAGTCGCCGCTGTTCCTGATCCGCAAGGGCCGCCGCGACGAAGCCGCCCGGGTGATTGACGGTCTGGTCGAGGCCACCGGAGCCGAGCCCCGGGCCTACAGCCTGCCGGAGCCGCTGGCCGTAGCGCGGCTCTCGGCCGGCAGCGCGTGGCAGCAGCTGCGCGGTGTCTGGCAGTTCAACTGGAAGATCACCGCCGCCGCCTGGGCACTGTTCATGAGCATCCTGCTGGTCTACTACCTCTCCCTCACGTGGATGCCGCGGATCCTGATCGGCGCCGGGTTCGCCGAATACAAGGCGTTCCTGACGACGGCGGGGATGGCCGCCGTCGGGCTCCTGGGCGTGATCGCGGCAGCGCTGCTCGTGGAGCGCGTGGGCCGCAAGTGGCTGCTGGCCATCACGGGACCGCTCTCCGCGCTGATCCTCGTGGTGGTGGCGTTCGTGGTTGACGTGCCCACGGCCGCGGTGTTCTGGCTGCTGGTGTTCGGGTTCGTGGTGCAGGTGGCCATCCCGGTGCTCTACGCGTACGTTTCCGAGCTGTACCCGACGGAGCTGCGCGGCAGCGGCTTCGGCTGGGCGTCCACGTTCTCGCGGCTGGGGGCTGGCTTCGGCCCGCTCATCTTCGCCAACTACTTCTGGCCGCAGTTGGGGCTCGCCACCTCGTTTGCTCTCGCCGGCGGCCTGGTGGTCCTGTCCGTGCTGTGGATGGCATTTTTCTCCCCCGAGACCCGCCAGCGCCGCCTCGAGTAGCGCCCCCTCCCCCAACTGACTCGCAGTTGTTGCCGTTTTGAGCCCTCAAAACGACAACAACTGCGAGTTACTTGGGCAACCAGCCCCTACTGAGCAGCGCAGCACGGACTTTCGCGACTGCGGATCGGGCATCCTTCTGCATGTGGCGCTTGGAGATCCTGACCAGCAGCCAGCCTCCACGGCCGTAGTCCTCCTCCCGGGCGATGTCACGGACGATTTGCTCAGCCCCCGAGTGGCCCTCACCCTCGTACTCCACGGCAACCTGATGTTCCGGATAGCCAATGTCGGGCTGACGTACGACGCCGGAACGGAGTTCCGTGCGCACGTTGAGTTGCGGTTCCGGCAGGCCCCCAAATTCCAGCGCCAGCCGTAGCCGAGTCTCCGGCGCCGAATCCGCACCGACACGTGCCAGGTCGAGGGCGAGCCTGGCTTTTCGGATGCCCGGTGTTCCTTTGTGCCTGTCCAGCATGTCGGCCAAGTGCCCCAGAGTTGCGTGCGGTTCGTCCCTGGTTTCAAACTCGGGCCGGGGAATGCGCAGGAGATGGTCGGCCACCACAGTCAGCTCCTCAACGCTCATCTTCCGAGATATGTCCAGCCACGTCCGGACCCTGCTCGTCACCAGCAGTCCGTCGACACTCACGATTTCATCGTCGAAGAACTGCCCCACATGGCCTATGACGCCCGTGCGCCGGGAAATGGCCATGGTGTCCGGCCGGGAGATATGGACGCGCGGATCCCGTTGACCGGGCAGGAACCCGGGGAACTTCCAGAAGGTGAAAGCGGTGGCGTGGGATGCGGCTGAAAACTCGGTCACCCGGGTGAACGGGCGGATCGCCTCGGGTGCAAACGACTCCGCGGGACCAAGTGCGGGTCGGTAATCGGGCACCCTGATGCCCCGGCTGGGTGAGTGCAGCGCCTGGTGCCGGAGCCGCCGCAAGCTGACGCCGGCGTCGGTGGCTTCTTGGCAAGTGAAGGGCGCCAAGGCCAGTGGCTCGGGAAGGGGACGAGGGGTCTTCACGGCACCATGGTTGCAAATCCGGAACCTGCTCAGGCAGTTATCCACAGGCAAATGTCCTGCCAACGCAACTGACTGGCAATTGTTGTCGTTTTGAGGGCTCAAAACGACATTAAATGCGAGCTAGTTGGGAGTTTTCGCGGCGGCGTACTCAGCAGCCAGCGACGCGAGCGTGGAGACCAGGAGCCGGCGCTCCACCACCTTGATCCGCTCGTGCAGGGTTTCCTCGGTGTCGGCGTCCTCGATGGGCACGGCTTCCTGCGCGATGATGGGGCCCGTGTCCACGCCCGCGTCGGCCCAGTGCACGGTGCAGCCGGTGACCTTGACCCCGTAGGCCATGGCGTCGCGGACTCCGTGGGCGCCGGGGAAGGAGGGCAGCAGGGCGGGGTGGGTGTTGAGGTATTTTCCGTCGAAAGCGTCGATGAACTCGGGGCTCACGATCCGCATGAAGCCAGAGGACACCACCACATCCGGCTGGTACGCGGCCACAGCATCCGTCAGGGCGGCGTTCCACTCCGCACGGTCCGGGTAGGCCTTGAAGTCCACCACGAACGTGTCGATCCCGGCTGCAGCCGAACGTTCCACGCCGTAAGTTCCCGGACGGTCCGCGCCCACCGCTGCGATCTCAACATCCAGGTCCCCGGCTTGAACGGCGTCGATGACGGCCTGAAGATTGGAACCGGTTCCGGAGACGAGGACTACTATGCGCATTGCTCAAGCTTAGGCGGACGCTCGCGTAGGCTGGAAAACATGAACCCCACTCCGGGCCCGCAGGGGCCTCAGCGGACTGCGCGTCCGCTCAGCGAGGAGGCCAAGGCCTCGCTCCAGAAGACGCACACGCTGTTCCGCATGTTCATTGTTGCGGTGCTGGGCGCGTTCTTCGTCTTCCAACTGGACCTCGCCTACCTCTGGCTCACGGCCATATTAACGGCGGCGGGCATCGTCCTGGGGATCATGGTGCTCATCCGGGCCATCCGGTTCAAGGAATCCAAACTGGTGCTGTTCGGCACCATTTCCGGTCTTGTGGTTTCGGCGGTCATGGTTCTCCTGGTCCTGACCTCTGTGCTCTTTTTCAACCAGATCCGCGACTTCCAGCAGTGCTCCCGCCAGGCGCTGACCAGCAAGGCAAG contains these protein-coding regions:
- the purH gene encoding bifunctional phosphoribosylaminoimidazolecarboxamide formyltransferase/IMP cyclohydrolase, whose product is MSLTQLDRVPIRRALISVYDKTGLEELARGLHAAGVKIVSTGSTAKKIAAAGIPVQEVEEVTGSPEMLDGRVKTLHPRVHGGILADRRVPAHMETLAKMEIEAFDLVVVNLYPFVQTVKSGAAQDDVVEQIDIGGPAMVRSAAKNHAAVAIVVDPTFYGDVVRAAAEGGFDLKTRRRLAAKAFAHTASYDTAVATWTASQFLDEDGDGVIDWPAYAGLALERSEVLRYGENPHQQAALYVDKAAPAGIAQADQIHGKAMSYNNFVDADAALRAAYDFAEPAVAIIKHANPCGVAVASVDAADPIADAHAKAHACDPVSAFGGVIAANRTVTAGMAQTVAGIFTEVVIAPGFEPEAVEILSKKKNIRLLTLPEGYGRYPTEIRQVSGGVLVQVTDKVNADGDNPANWTLAAGEAADDATLADLAFAWTACRAAKSNAILLASNGAAVGIGMGQVNRLDSCKLAVERANTLGVEVESDVDGAGGATNVGTTETGAAGAPARARGAVAASDAFFPFADGLQILIDAGVRAVVQPGGSVRDEEVVAAANAAGITMYFTGARHFFH
- a CDS encoding catalase, coding for MPEESAINIPGAPAGEQPAVVEPTNPREPLPPKPDQQGPEAVSPTGSPTGAPEHSRAQSGQYLTTPQGTRLPDTDHSLKAGPRGPILLQDHHLREKITHFDHERIPERVVHARGAGAHGVFRSYGTAANITRAGFLAKDVETPVFVRFSTVLGSRGSADTVRDTRGFSTKFYTDEGTYDLVGNNIPVFFIQDGIKFPDIVHAAKPHPDREIPQAQSAHDTFWDFVSLHTEAQAHTMWNMSDRGIPRSYRTMEGFGVHTFRLVDTEGATTLVKFHWKPKQGVHSLVWEEAQIINGMDPDFHRRDLADAIEAGAYPEWELGIQTFPDTEDQMFEGIDLLDPTKFVPEELAPVQPIGLMTLNANPVNYFAETEQVAFHPGHLVPGIDVTNDPLLQVRLFSYLDTQISRLGGPNFAQIPINRPQAPVNDMLRDGMHQTAVHAGVAPYRPNSLDGGCPFKAGADVGAFVDVPEEVAEAIKQRKNPASFDDHYSQPRLFFRSLTPVEQDHLIQAYTFELGKCYEKPVRERQLLALANIDASLCAAVARGLGMPAPEATEDVPDAQPSPALSQLGKTWPVAGRVVGIVADESSDLEAVRDARKALDDAGIVPLVIAPSGGTLGGEDDGGIPVQRTYLTARSTEFDAVIVAGSAAPADDAEQGLDAKAGEPGVSLDPRVVLLLSEAFRHAKAIGAWGSGSAGVDAASIPNDAPGVVLGDSAGQVVPQIQELLAAHRAWERFPAATA
- a CDS encoding SRPBCC family protein — encoded protein: MATVQESITVDVPVRQAYNQWTQFEDFPNFMSGVDAVRQLDDTTVHFETSIAGVKREYDAQITVQEPDQRVTWESLNEPRNSGTVWFEPVGDNETKVNVELTWEPESAVEKLGAATGLDSRQVAADLRKFKKFIEHRDTETGAWRESVSGGEVEGDAGTTAAGTGTGTGAGLGAGAGVGTAGVGTAGTGAGSGAAGVGMGATAAGGNGDPGASTGYSEGAGMDAVPGRSYESGDAYDAAATERPVDADPDMAVDAPYGDDETGEPRNETRHTDTRRDDIPDR
- a CDS encoding MFS transporter, whose protein sequence is MNIYTAVPSGEQVVQELPWRWKVQGRIFVIGGLGFMFDAWDVTLNGILIPLLSTHWSLTPGEAGWIGTANLIGMALGAFIWGTVADTIGRRKAFTATLLIFSVFTVLGAFSPDFLWFCVFRFMAGFGLGGCIPVDYALVGEFTPRRQRGRVLTAMDGWWPVGAALCGFVSAWLVAAFADWRLTMLVMVLPALLVFWVRRSVPESPLFLIRKGRRDEAARVIDGLVEATGAEPRAYSLPEPLAVARLSAGSAWQQLRGVWQFNWKITAAAWALFMSILLVYYLSLTWMPRILIGAGFAEYKAFLTTAGMAAVGLLGVIAAALLVERVGRKWLLAITGPLSALILVVVAFVVDVPTAAVFWLLVFGFVVQVAIPVLYAYVSELYPTELRGSGFGWASTFSRLGAGFGPLIFANYFWPQLGLATSFALAGGLVVLSVLWMAFFSPETRQRRLE
- the purN gene encoding phosphoribosylglycinamide formyltransferase — encoded protein: MRIVVLVSGTGSNLQAVIDAVQAGDLDVEIAAVGADRPGTYGVERSAAAGIDTFVVDFKAYPDRAEWNAALTDAVAAYQPDVVVSSGFMRIVSPEFIDAFDGKYLNTHPALLPSFPGAHGVRDAMAYGVKVTGCTVHWADAGVDTGPIIAQEAVPIEDADTEETLHERIKVVERRLLVSTLASLAAEYAAAKTPN
- a CDS encoding NADP-dependent isocitrate dehydrogenase, which translates into the protein MAKIIYTHTDEAPMLATYSFLPIIEAFASTAGVQVETRDISLAGRIIAVFGDYLTEEQQIGDALAELGELAKKPEANIIKLPNISASVPQLKAAIAELQSQGYNLPDYPDNPTSDEETAVRSRYDKIKGSAVNPVLREGNSDRRAPLSVKNYARKNPHSMGAWTPESKTNVAHMDANDFRSNEKSVVVPADGTIEIQLVREDGTVKVLKKAFPVLAGEVIDGTVMRAAALDEFLAAQVARAKEEGVLFSAHLKATMMKVSDPIIFGHVVKAYFSELFDTYGKQLAAAGLSPNNGLASILNGLDELPEDVREGVQAAIKKGLEEGPAIAMVDSDKGITNLHVPSDIIVDASMPAMIRTSGHMWGPDGKEADTLAVLPDSSYAGIYQVVIDDCRANGAFDPTTMGTVPNVGLMAQAAEEYGSHDKTFEAQAPGKIQVVDGSGNVLIEHEVAPGDIWRACQTKDLPIRDWVKLAVNRARASQTPAVFWLDETRAHDAKLIEKVRAYLQEHDTEGLQIEILSPEKATAFTLERLRKGEDTISVTGNVLRDYLTDLFPILELGTSAKMLSIVPLINGGGLFETGAGGSAPKHVQQLLKENHLRWDSLGEFLALAVSFEHLANTTDNARAQVLADTLDRATGTFLLENKSPSRKAGEIDNRGSHYYLAQYWAQELAKQTEDAELAASFAPVADALTSNEEAIVSELLGVQGQPVDVGGYYRPDAEKAAAVMRPSATLNKIVASLS